A region from the Candidatus Magasanikbacteria bacterium genome encodes:
- a CDS encoding ATP-binding protein: MKFSIKTKVVSLITLSILIVGSISIYFVFTKINISLQKENIEQLKVLSLTEASEIENTISNIHKVSTSISENKEIVQYMNSEEREVQREDIRKILNHYNIKSFYYATAILDLDGEVIVSTDEIFLGKNYSFRDYFQKAIKGERYTDIALGATSKQFGYYFSNPIKKPDGTILGVVLIKARPSTIESTLYEVKATMEDKMIVDNNGIILYSTHKNRTLASLGKLTEEQFESEKTKRFPNLEKKELDYDVVQKEIKNTKIQKIFDLYDEKDEEHEYLTITKINNSPLFLVFELEQGEFSSSFASLAKDISIIGLLTLIIIALLISLILSASIRPLRDINEFAKRIAEGDYNVKISIKKTAGNELFEIAKNLNKMTIKIKTSRKDIERKIAEQTKKISKNSRALEIKQTALINVLEDVEDEKDRSEKFANELEKFKLATDHASDMVTISDEQGKLLYVNSATEYMTGYKKEYILDKKHNTRWFSEISQKQNIKKIVKELQKNKKPTYKEIIIKTKEDEKIVLGLKFSPILDKHKKLIFLVGIGRDITKEKEIDRSKSEFVSVASHQLRTPLSTINWYTELLLSKDTGKLNEEQEDYIQEIRKDNKQMTKLVESLLNVSKIDLGTFVVEPKTANITTIADHAIKELRLKMEKQGIKFTKKYDTSLPKRMKLDPQLTHMIFQNLLSNAIKYTERKGKISLNIKKREKDIEIIVSDSGIGIPKRDQDKIFTKLFRARNAKIKHTKGVGLGLYIIKSIIDNIDGKIWFKSQLKKGSTFYATIPLKGMRKGGGWNKKRKKKII; the protein is encoded by the coding sequence ATGAAATTTTCTATAAAAACAAAAGTGGTTTCATTAATAACACTATCCATTTTAATAGTTGGCTCTATTTCAATTTATTTTGTGTTTACAAAAATAAACATATCATTACAAAAAGAAAACATAGAACAACTTAAAGTACTCTCTCTCACAGAAGCGTCCGAGATAGAAAATACAATATCCAATATACACAAAGTGTCGACCTCTATCTCCGAAAATAAAGAAATAGTGCAATATATGAATTCCGAAGAAAGAGAGGTACAAAGAGAAGATATTAGAAAAATACTAAATCACTACAACATAAAATCATTTTATTATGCAACAGCAATACTCGATTTAGACGGAGAAGTTATAGTGTCCACAGATGAGATTTTTTTAGGAAAAAATTATAGTTTTAGAGATTATTTTCAAAAAGCCATAAAAGGAGAACGCTATACTGATATTGCACTTGGAGCAACTAGTAAACAATTTGGTTATTATTTTTCAAACCCAATCAAAAAACCCGATGGAACCATACTTGGAGTTGTATTAATAAAAGCCAGACCAAGCACAATAGAATCCACACTATACGAAGTAAAAGCAACAATGGAAGACAAAATGATAGTAGATAATAATGGTATAATTTTATACTCTACACACAAAAATAGAACTCTTGCAAGCCTTGGAAAGCTTACAGAAGAACAGTTTGAATCTGAGAAAACAAAACGCTTTCCAAACTTAGAAAAAAAGGAACTAGATTATGATGTTGTACAAAAAGAAATAAAAAATACAAAAATACAAAAAATATTCGACCTATACGACGAAAAAGACGAAGAACATGAATATTTGACAATTACAAAAATAAATAATTCACCATTATTTCTTGTTTTCGAGCTTGAACAAGGAGAATTTTCCTCTTCTTTTGCAAGTTTAGCCAAGGATATTTCAATAATTGGACTTCTTACTCTTATTATAATAGCACTACTAATATCGCTAATTCTGTCGGCTAGTATACGACCACTTAGAGATATAAATGAATTTGCAAAGCGTATAGCAGAAGGAGATTATAATGTAAAAATTTCTATAAAAAAGACAGCCGGAAACGAACTTTTTGAAATTGCAAAAAATTTGAATAAAATGACCATAAAAATTAAAACTTCAAGAAAAGACATTGAAAGAAAAATAGCAGAACAAACAAAAAAAATATCCAAAAATAGCAGAGCTTTAGAAATTAAACAAACAGCCCTTATAAATGTTTTGGAAGATGTCGAAGACGAAAAAGATAGAAGTGAAAAATTTGCAAATGAATTAGAAAAATTCAAACTTGCCACTGACCATGCATCGGATATGGTGACAATTTCAGATGAACAAGGGAAACTTTTATATGTAAACAGTGCTACCGAATATATGACTGGATACAAAAAAGAATATATTTTAGATAAAAAACATAACACAAGATGGTTTTCAGAAATAAGTCAAAAACAAAATATCAAAAAAATAGTAAAGGAACTACAAAAAAATAAAAAACCAACTTACAAAGAAATAATAATAAAAACAAAAGAAGATGAAAAAATAGTTTTAGGTCTAAAATTTTCACCAATTTTAGATAAACACAAAAAACTAATATTTCTTGTTGGAATAGGAAGAGATATCACAAAAGAAAAAGAAATTGACAGATCCAAAAGCGAGTTTGTTTCTGTAGCATCTCACCAATTAAGGACACCTCTATCTACAATAAATTGGTACACAGAATTATTATTATCCAAAGATACTGGAAAACTAAACGAAGAGCAGGAAGACTATATACAAGAAATAAGAAAGGATAATAAACAAATGACTAAACTAGTTGAATCATTGTTAAATGTATCTAAAATTGACCTTGGAACTTTTGTTGTTGAGCCAAAGACTGCAAACATTACAACAATTGCAGACCATGCGATAAAAGAACTACGACTTAAGATGGAAAAACAAGGTATCAAATTTACAAAAAAATATGACACCTCTCTTCCAAAACGAATGAAGCTGGATCCTCAACTGACACATATGATATTCCAAAACTTACTCTCAAATGCTATAAAATACACAGAAAGAAAAGGAAAAATTAGTCTAAATATAAAAAAGAGAGAGAAAGATATAGAAATAATAGTTTCAGACTCTGGAATTGGTATTCCAAAAAGAGACCAAGATAAAATATTTACAAAACTATTTAGAGCCAGAAATGCAAAAATAAAACACACAAAAGGAGTTGGTTTAGGGCTTTACATCATAAAATCAATTATAGATAACATAGATGGGAAAATTTGGTTTAAATCTCAACTTAAAAAAGGAAGTACATTCTACGCAACAATCCCCCTAAAAGGAATGCGTAAGGGGGGGGGGTGGAATAAAAAAAGAAAGAAAAAAATAATATAA
- a CDS encoding bifunctional 5,10-methylenetetrahydrofolate dehydrogenase/5,10-methenyltetrahydrofolate cyclohydrolase, translated as MDKKIIPGKSISKKILKTLEKRVRKLKSKNITPKMAVILVSDNKASASYVKHKEIAAKKIGVNFTLYHFKEKISEKSLIKKIKKIQKEDKPNGMIAQLPLPKHINEVKILNSIDPKIDIDCLTNENLGKIISRNHKILPPTPDAILSAIKYTKIDLKGKNIVIIGSGLLVGRPLSVILSNMKATVTLCNSSTKNLKKKCLSADIIISGVGKKHIITKDMVKKDAIVIDAGVSFHKNKMYGDVDIENVIKKAKFISPTPNGIGPITIAKLLENLLILTK; from the coding sequence ATGGATAAAAAAATAATTCCCGGAAAATCTATCTCAAAAAAAATCCTAAAAACTCTAGAAAAAAGAGTTAGAAAACTGAAATCAAAAAATATAACCCCTAAAATGGCGGTTATTTTAGTTAGCGACAACAAAGCGTCTGCGTCTTATGTAAAACACAAAGAAATTGCTGCCAAAAAAATTGGGGTTAATTTTACACTTTATCATTTCAAAGAGAAAATTTCAGAAAAAAGTTTAATTAAAAAAATAAAAAAAATTCAAAAAGAAGATAAACCAAACGGAATGATAGCACAACTCCCACTTCCAAAACATATAAATGAGGTTAAAATTTTAAATAGTATAGATCCAAAAATAGATATAGACTGTCTTACAAACGAAAACTTGGGGAAAATAATATCGCGAAATCATAAAATACTACCCCCTACCCCAGACGCAATTCTTTCTGCAATAAAATATACAAAAATAGATTTAAAAGGAAAAAATATAGTAATTATAGGCTCTGGATTATTAGTTGGTCGCCCGCTCTCTGTTATTTTAAGCAACATGAAAGCAACAGTCACGCTTTGCAATAGCAGTACAAAAAACTTAAAGAAAAAATGTCTTTCTGCAGATATTATAATAAGTGGCGTAGGCAAAAAACATATCATCACAAAAGATATGGTAAAAAAAGATGCAATAGTAATAGACGCTGGAGTAAGTTTTCACAAAAATAAAATGTACGGCGATGTGGACATAGAAAATGTTATAAAAAAAGCAAAATTTATTTCCCCCACACCAAATGGAATTGGACCAATCACAATAGCTAAACTATTAGAAAATTTATTAATTTTAACCAAATAG
- a CDS encoding adenylosuccinate synthase, producing the protein MENKISVIVGTQWGDEGKGKITDLLARDVDFVVRFQGGNNAGHTLKVDGQIHKLHLIPSGILHSHTTCVLGTGMVIDPKTLCEEIEALEKKGFINNNLLISEKAHVIMPYHIAMDEALTGHQGKLAAGSTKKGIAPVCADKMYRHGIRIIDLIEPEIFKEKLAKAYKFNADILEKVFDIELDISEEEVFELYTNYAEKIKKFVDDTDLTLYNIQKEGKKILFEGAQGFSLDVDHGIYPHTTSTNTVAGNIHIGGGRHWNESKKVIGVVKAYVSRVGISPFPTELTCEVGDKLREIGQEFGTTTGRSRRIGWLDLVQLRKAIRINGITEIALTKLDILGGFDTISVCTVYDIDNKLVKTTPASLIKFRNAKPIYATFDCWDKTTPEHIKNFLDKGYDALPVKMKAYIEFIEESLDCPISIVSLGPARSETLIRKI; encoded by the coding sequence ATGGAGAATAAAATCTCTGTGATCGTGGGGACACAGTGGGGCGATGAAGGAAAAGGAAAAATAACAGACCTTTTGGCAAGAGATGTTGATTTTGTAGTAAGATTTCAGGGAGGAAACAATGCTGGTCATACTCTAAAAGTCGATGGTCAAATTCATAAATTACACCTTATTCCGTCTGGAATTTTACATTCTCACACTACTTGTGTACTTGGAACTGGGATGGTAATAGACCCAAAGACTTTGTGTGAAGAAATAGAAGCTTTAGAAAAAAAAGGTTTTATAAATAATAACCTACTCATAAGTGAAAAAGCTCATGTAATAATGCCATACCACATTGCAATGGATGAAGCTCTCACAGGACACCAAGGAAAACTAGCAGCAGGAAGCACAAAAAAAGGAATAGCTCCAGTTTGTGCAGACAAAATGTACAGACATGGAATCAGAATTATAGACCTCATTGAGCCAGAGATTTTCAAAGAAAAACTAGCTAAAGCATACAAATTTAATGCCGATATTTTGGAAAAAGTTTTTGATATAGAATTAGATATTTCAGAAGAAGAGGTTTTTGAACTCTACACAAACTACGCAGAAAAAATCAAAAAATTTGTAGATGATACGGATTTAACTTTGTATAATATTCAAAAAGAAGGTAAAAAAATTCTTTTTGAAGGAGCTCAAGGATTTTCACTAGATGTTGACCATGGGATTTATCCACACACCACAAGTACAAATACAGTAGCTGGAAATATTCATATTGGCGGAGGAAGACATTGGAATGAAAGCAAAAAAGTTATTGGTGTAGTCAAAGCCTATGTAAGTAGAGTTGGAATAAGTCCTTTTCCAACAGAGTTAACCTGTGAAGTTGGAGATAAATTAAGAGAAATTGGACAAGAATTTGGCACAACTACAGGACGCTCTAGAAGAATTGGATGGTTAGACTTGGTACAACTTAGAAAAGCAATTCGTATAAATGGAATTACAGAAATTGCACTTACAAAACTAGATATTTTGGGCGGATTTGATACCATTAGTGTTTGTACCGTTTATGATATAGATAACAAATTAGTCAAAACTACTCCAGCGAGCTTAATAAAATTTAGAAATGCAAAGCCAATTTACGCCACTTTTGACTGTTGGGATAAAACAACACCAGAACACATAAAAAACTTCTTAGACAAAGGCTACGATGCCTTGCCGGTGAAAATGAAAGCTTACATTGAATTTATAGAAGAAAGTTTAGATTGTCCTATAAGTATTGTATCCCTTGGACCAGCCAGATCAGAAACCTTAATTAGAAAGATTTAG
- a CDS encoding tRNA-dihydrouridine synthase → MKWTEIKKPILGLAPMADMTDSPFCRIMREIGGADVLFREMVSSEALVRNSEKTLKMTSFVEKERPTVQQIFGSNPEVMARAARIILDKYNPEGIDINMGCPVYKMTSNFNGAALMKDPELIGKIVKAVKTEIGDVPLSAKIRLGWSDPDQFKKIIPVLEENGVGLISIHGRTKDQGYSGKSDWNRIAEAKKMTNVPLLANGDINTPELVDEVLKITKADGVLIGRGALGNPWFFYQYKNPEKNITLEDRIKMIKKHAKLHIDFYGERGIVTFRKHLAWYFKVDKIGENIPKIKEFRSKLVRVESLVEMEEYLSILLHKK, encoded by the coding sequence ATGAAGTGGACTGAGATAAAAAAACCTATTTTAGGATTGGCACCGATGGCGGATATGACAGATTCGCCATTTTGTAGAATTATGCGTGAAATTGGCGGCGCTGATGTTTTATTTCGCGAAATGGTAAGTAGTGAGGCGTTGGTAAGAAATAGTGAAAAAACATTGAAAATGACATCTTTTGTGGAAAAAGAAAGACCGACTGTTCAGCAAATTTTTGGTTCAAATCCAGAGGTAATGGCGCGAGCTGCTAGAATAATTTTGGATAAATATAATCCAGAAGGAATAGATATAAATATGGGTTGCCCAGTTTATAAAATGACTAGCAATTTTAATGGCGCAGCTTTGATGAAAGATCCAGAACTTATAGGAAAAATTGTGAAAGCTGTAAAAACAGAAATAGGCGATGTACCACTTTCTGCAAAAATAAGATTGGGTTGGAGTGATCCAGATCAGTTCAAAAAAATTATTCCTGTTTTGGAGGAAAATGGTGTAGGTTTAATTTCTATACACGGTAGAACAAAAGATCAAGGATATTCTGGAAAAAGTGATTGGAACAGAATTGCAGAAGCAAAGAAAATGACAAATGTGCCTTTATTGGCAAACGGAGATATAAATACACCAGAATTGGTGGATGAAGTTTTGAAAATTACAAAAGCAGATGGTGTTTTGATAGGGCGTGGTGCTTTGGGAAATCCTTGGTTTTTTTATCAATATAAAAATCCAGAAAAAAATATAACTCTGGAAGATAGAATAAAAATGATAAAAAAGCATGCAAAATTGCATATTGATTTTTATGGAGAGCGGGGGATAGTGACTTTTCGCAAACACCTTGCCTGGTATTTTAAGGTGGACAAAATAGGGGAAAATATTCCAAAAATAAAAGAATTTAGATCTAAACTTGTGAGAGTGGAATCTCTGGTTGAAATGGAAGAATATTTGAGCATACTGCTTCATAAAAAATAG
- a CDS encoding DUF5667 domain-containing protein: protein MPLIPLIAAILAVLTGAVGGTALIADGAVPGDTLYPIKTEINETVRDFVTVGDEAQAKWEVRKAERRLEEAEELSLRGEMKSLDKVGEQFEKHLEKAKELRLKFEEKEKFKEALEIQTMLEASFSAHERIMDKIRFEAEGELKKIEITDAIKMLQKKIKETRKESVELEEKEFKSGSVLEAVEGKSKALENKLEETENFLERRGEELSSDILHSVNEKITKAKYLINEAGIKVENKEYRDAFQKYQQASRQLQEVKKIMVTAHKLEIKEKVQKRVEERLEMEKEKDDIKDENEEEDSEEDKNEEDKNDEDEDEQGEFERVREGEKQRLEIHREEEKNRVEFEGGAVRYETSR from the coding sequence ATGCCGTTAATACCGTTAATCGCTGCTATTTTGGCAGTTCTCACAGGTGCAGTAGGAGGAACCGCTTTAATTGCAGATGGTGCTGTTCCGGGAGATACACTTTATCCTATAAAAACAGAGATAAATGAAACTGTTCGAGATTTTGTTACTGTTGGAGATGAGGCACAAGCTAAATGGGAAGTTCGTAAAGCTGAGCGTCGTTTGGAAGAAGCGGAGGAGCTGTCTTTGCGAGGAGAGATGAAGTCTTTGGATAAGGTGGGAGAACAGTTTGAAAAACATTTGGAGAAAGCAAAAGAGCTTAGGTTAAAATTTGAAGAAAAAGAAAAGTTTAAAGAAGCTCTAGAGATACAAACAATGCTAGAAGCATCATTCTCTGCTCACGAAAGAATTATGGATAAAATTCGTTTTGAAGCAGAAGGGGAGTTGAAAAAAATAGAAATAACTGATGCTATAAAAATGTTGCAGAAGAAAATAAAAGAAACAAGAAAAGAAAGTGTTGAATTGGAAGAAAAAGAGTTTAAGTCAGGTAGTGTTTTGGAGGCAGTAGAAGGAAAGAGTAAGGCCTTAGAAAATAAATTAGAAGAAACAGAAAATTTTTTAGAAAGAAGGGGTGAGGAGTTGAGTTCAGATATTTTACATTCTGTAAATGAAAAGATAACAAAAGCAAAATATCTAATTAACGAGGCAGGTATAAAAGTAGAGAATAAAGAGTATAGAGATGCTTTTCAGAAGTATCAACAAGCCTCAAGACAGCTTCAAGAGGTAAAAAAGATTATGGTAACAGCTCACAAGTTAGAAATTAAAGAAAAAGTACAAAAACGGGTTGAGGAGCGTTTGGAGATGGAGAAAGAAAAAGATGATATAAAAGATGAAAATGAAGAGGAAGATAGTGAAGAAGATAAAAATGAAGAAGATAAAAATGATGAAGATGAAGATGAGCAGGGTGAGTTTGAAAGAGTAAGAGAGGGGGAGAAACAGAGGCTTGAAATTCACAGAGAAGAGGAGAAAAACAGAGTTGAATTTGAAGGTGGTGCTGTAAGATATGAAACTTCAAGATAA